From a single Nicotiana tomentosiformis chromosome 2, ASM39032v3, whole genome shotgun sequence genomic region:
- the LOC138905356 gene encoding uncharacterized protein, translated as MGRLSRDFVRQFQYNVDISPDRKSLSNLKKKTAESFREYAIKWREQAARVKPLMDEAEMVTVFLQVQEADYFQNMMSAMGKPFAEAIKIGEMVENGLKTGRILSQDALKATSQAIQNGSGGLANRKNREKGAMMSSSSRRPR; from the coding sequence ATGGGACGATTATCTAGGGATTTTGTCAGACAGTTCCAGTACAACGTCGACATCTCTCCAGACAGAAAATCCCTGtctaatttgaagaagaaaactGCAGAAagtttccgcgagtatgctatcAAATGGCGCGAGCAGGCCGCCAGAGTGAAACCACTCATGgacgaagcagaaatggttacAGTATTCTTGCAAGTCCAAGAAGCTGATTACTTCCAGAATATGATGTCCGCTATGGGCAAACCATTTGCGGAGGCCATCAAAATCGGGGAGATGGTAGAGAACGGTCTGAAAACTGGCCGGATATTGAGTCAAGATGCCTTGAAAGCTACCTCTCAAGCCATCCAGAACGGTTCAGGGGGTTTGGCTAATCGCAAAAATAGGGAGAAGGGAGCCATGATGTCTTCGAGTTCAAGAAGGCCTCGTTGA